One Spinacia oleracea cultivar Varoflay chromosome 4, BTI_SOV_V1, whole genome shotgun sequence DNA segment encodes these proteins:
- the LOC110805520 gene encoding SWI/SNF complex subunit SWI3D isoform X1, whose amino-acid sequence MEEKRQEPGSPSPAATISGGSSINPSDSPATEPPAPRRRNQKRKSTNTTSSSAPPKRHAREKANAAAAAASGGFFSLLPPIHNGPLTRARQLSDNNAAIFSAQNAIKNETSMAAVNDSAASEGGEEAKLAKEECEKLQAVIDAEFDEIRNRDSGVHVVPVAAGWFSWENIHSIEKQTLCSFFNGKVENRTPDVYKEIRTWIMKRFHANPTTNIELKDLTELSIGDLDARQEIMEFLDHWGLINYHPFPQNEPNIDADPNTDADKAEQTDSLIEKLYQFESKQSSAQLVPRANVSAAAVPSGLFPESITEELVKQEGPAVEYHCNSCSADCSRKRYHCQKQADFDLCSECYNNGKFGSGMCPSDFILMEPAEASGGTGGKWTDQETLLLLEALELFKENWNEIAEHVATKTKAQCILHFLQMPIEDTFLDDDDKKDGALENGEPNSTSNEQPVPKGDSEPLEGDNGKDNVGATETGSGKDHSEPSASKTSKDNEEPSETKTDNDAAQLVSAQTETSNSEDDLNGKVVQGRGDDIIIKALKEAFHVAGCPLTPEDELSFAEAGNSVMALAAFLTQLVEPGLATASSCISLKTISQSSPGSQLAARHCFILEDPPDVDKEHTVSKRMATENIDPNTSEIAKEESKNDKEIIQIEEKSTPLLDEHEKKESNASDDPRLPPGEKDTCADNSQIMEKPDEDMPQVTEKPDEDMPQVAEKPDEDMPQVVEKPDEKSQLVDKSGEKSQPVDKPDEKSKLVENPDKKSQLVEKLVEKSQLMEKLVEKSQLMEKPDEDLSQVTEKPDAAKPRVTEKPDEEKPQVTEKTDAEKPQVTEKTDEEKPQVTEKPDDEKPQVTEKPTEEKSQAPENPDEEKVMVEEKHDEVTNVEQAGMKSVNKPQNCSLQNEQSITAPKDQVTSMSEVMPPPVSENDSEIFKTTEENVQCTDVPKDSDIELSSVVSDKVEQQEIAGAVPMVRVASEAGEDKTVIDKITDPKSTKTARTKDEDNVAKLKRAALATLSAAAAKAKLLADQEEEEIKQLATILIEKQLRKLEIKLSYFTEMDNAIMRVREQLERSRQKLFNERAQIIASRLGIPSSSSRMLPSSYPMNRMPPGLLNSMLRPPMSLGAQRPPPMSRPVVMSAPLATNMSAAPPEVVGANSTQPSSAMEKPSAVGTN is encoded by the exons ATGGAAGAAAAACGCCAAGAACCCGGATCTCCGTCACCGGCGGCGACAATTTCCGGCGGATCCTCTATAAATCCCAGCGATTCTCCGGCTACGGAGCCACCAGCTCCGCGACGCCGAAATCAAAAGCGTAAATCCACAAACACTACCTCATCATCGGCGCCTCCGAAACGCCACGCTCGTGAGAAAGCGAACGCCGCCGCAGCTGCCGCTTCCGGtggatttttctctctcctccctccgaTCCACAACGGCCCGTTAACTAGAGCTCGTCAGTTGTCCGACAACAATGCGGCTATCTTTTCTGCGCAAAACGCTATAAAGAATGAGACTTCTATGGCTGCGGTGAATGATTCGGCGGCCTCTGAGGGAGGAGAAGAGGCGAAATTGGCGAAAGAGGAGTGTGAGAAGCTTCAGGCTGTAATTGATGCTGAGTTTGATGAGATTCGAAATCGTGATTCGGGTGTTCATGTTGTTCCTGTTGCTGCTg GTTGGTTTTCCTGGGAAAATATTCATTCAATTGAGAAACAAACACTGTGTTCCTTCTTCAATGGGAAGGTGGAAAATCGGACTCCAGATGTCTACAAGGAGATACGGACTTGGATCATGAAGAGGTTTCATGCCAATCCAACCACAAACATTGAATTGAAAGATCTGACGGAGCTGTCTATTGGGGATTTAGATGCAAGGCAAGAAATTATGGAGTTTCTAGATCATTGGGGTTTGATTAACTATCATCCTTTTCCTCAGAATGAGCCTAATATTGATGCCGATCCAAATACAGATGCTGACAAGGCAGAGCAAACAGATTCGTTAATTGAAAAGTTGTATCAATTTGAAAGTAAGCAATCCTCTGCACAATTAGTTCCAAGAGCCAATGTGTCAGCAGCGGCTGTGCCTTCGGGCCTATTTCCCGAGTCGATTACAGAAGAGTTGGTAAAACAAGAGGGACCTGCAGTTGAGTATCATTGCAACTCTTGTTCTGCTGATTGTTCTCGCAAGCGATACCATTGCCAGAAGCAG GCAGATTTTGATTTGTGTAGTGAGTGCTATAACAATGGGAAATTTGGCTCTGGCATGTGCCCCTCTGACTTTATCCTCATGGAGCCTGCCGAGGCTTCTGGCGGAACTGGTGGGAAGTGGACTGATCAGGAGACTCTTCTCCTGTTAGAAGCATTGGAACTTTTTAAGGAGAACTGGAATGAAATAGCTGAGCATGTTGCCACGAAAACTAAAGCTCAGTGCATATTGCATTTCCTTCAAATGCCTATTGAGGACACTtttcttgatgatgatgataaaaAAGATGGTGCTCTGGAGAACGGAGAACCAAACTCAACCAGTAATGAACAACCTGTCCCCAAAGGTGACTCAGAACCCTTAGAAGGTGACAATGGTAAAGATAATGTTGGAGCAACAGAGACTGGAAGTGGTAAAGATCATTCTGAACCATCAGCAAGCAAAACTAGTAAAgacaatgaagagccatcagaGACTAAAACTGATAATGATGCTGCTCAACTTGTGTCTGCTCAAACAGAAACTTCAAATTCAGAGGATGATCTCAATGGAAAGGTGGTCCAGGGTAGAGGTGATGACATAATAATCAAGGCATTAAAGGAGGCATTTCATGTAGCTGGTTGCCCACTTACTCCAGAAGACGAACTTTCTTTTGCTGAAGCGGGGAATTCGGTGATGGCATTG GCTGCATTCCTAACTCAATTAGTGGAACCTGGTCTTGCTACTGCATCTTCCTGTATCTCACTAAAGACTATCTCCCAAAGTTCTCCAGGGTCGCAACTAGCTGCAAGGCACTGCTTTATTCTGGAGGATCCACCAGATGTTGATAAAGAACACACTGTTTCTAAAAG AATGGCTACTGAAAACATTGATCCGAATACTTCAGAGATAGCTAAAGAAGAGTCAAAAAATGACAAAGAGATCATCCAAATTGAGGAGAAGTCCACCCCATTATTAGATGAACATGAAAAGAAGGAATCTAACGCAAGTGATGATCCACGGTTGCCTCCTGGAGAGAAAGATACATGTGCAGACAATTCCCAAATAATGGAGAAGCCTGATGAAGATATGCCCCAAGTCACTGAAAAGCCTGATGAAGATATGCCCCAAGTCGCTGAGAAGCCTGATGAAGATATGCCCCAAGTCGTTGAAAAACCTGACGAAAAGTCTCAACTAGTAGACAAGTCCGGTGAAAAGTCCCAACCTGTGGATAAGCCTGATGAAAAGTCCAAACTTGTGGAAAATCCTGATAAAAAGTCCCAACTTGTGGAAAAGCTTGTTGAGAAGTCCCAACTCATGGAAAAGCTTGTTGAGAAGTCCCAACTCATGGAAAAGCCTGATGAAGATCTGTCCCAAGTCACGGAAAAACCTGATGCAGCGAAGCCCCGTGTCACTGAAAAACCTGATGAAGAGAAGCCCCAAGTCACGGAAAAAACTGATGCAGAGAAGCCCCAAGTCACGGAAAAAACTGATGAAGAGAAGCCCCAAGTCACAGAAAAACCTGATGACGAGAAGCCTCAAGTCACAGAAAAACCTACTGAAGAGAAGTCCCAAGCCCCTGAGAACCCTGACGAAGAGAAGGTGATGGTAGAAGAAAAGCACGATGAAGTAACTAATGTTGAGCAAGCTGGAATGAAGTCTGTGAACAAACCACAGAATTGCAGCCTGCAGAATGAGCAATCTATCACTGCTCCAAAGGACCAAGTTACTTCTATGTCTGAAGTTATGCCTCCTCCTGTATCAGAAAATGATTCAGAGATCTTTAAGACTACAGAAGAAAATGTTCAATGTACGGATGTCCCTAAGGATTCAGATATTGAGCTCAGTTCTGTTGTTTCTGACAAGGTAGAGCAACAAGAGATAGCAGGGGCAGTTCCGATGGTTCGAGTTGCGTCAGAGGCAG GAGAAGATAAAACGGTAATTGATAAAATCACGGACCCCAAATCTACGAAAACAGCACGGACGAAGGATGAAGATAATGTAGCGAAGCTGAAGCGTGCTGCTCTGGCTACACTCTCTGCTGCTGCTGCGAAGGCTAAACTTCTTGCCGaccaggaagaagaagaaatcaAGCAGCTAGCCACTATTCTGATTGAAAAGCAG CTTCGGAAGTTGGAGATCAAGTTGAGTTATTTCACTGAAATGGATAACGCAATCATGAGGGTTAGGGAACAGTTGGAACGATCAAGACAGAAACTTTTTAATGAACGAGCTCAAATAATTGCTAGCCGACTTGGAATACCATCTTCATCATCTAGGAT
- the LOC110805520 gene encoding SWI/SNF complex subunit SWI3D isoform X2, translating into MKRFHANPTTNIELKDLTELSIGDLDARQEIMEFLDHWGLINYHPFPQNEPNIDADPNTDADKAEQTDSLIEKLYQFESKQSSAQLVPRANVSAAAVPSGLFPESITEELVKQEGPAVEYHCNSCSADCSRKRYHCQKQADFDLCSECYNNGKFGSGMCPSDFILMEPAEASGGTGGKWTDQETLLLLEALELFKENWNEIAEHVATKTKAQCILHFLQMPIEDTFLDDDDKKDGALENGEPNSTSNEQPVPKGDSEPLEGDNGKDNVGATETGSGKDHSEPSASKTSKDNEEPSETKTDNDAAQLVSAQTETSNSEDDLNGKVVQGRGDDIIIKALKEAFHVAGCPLTPEDELSFAEAGNSVMALAAFLTQLVEPGLATASSCISLKTISQSSPGSQLAARHCFILEDPPDVDKEHTVSKRMATENIDPNTSEIAKEESKNDKEIIQIEEKSTPLLDEHEKKESNASDDPRLPPGEKDTCADNSQIMEKPDEDMPQVTEKPDEDMPQVAEKPDEDMPQVVEKPDEKSQLVDKSGEKSQPVDKPDEKSKLVENPDKKSQLVEKLVEKSQLMEKLVEKSQLMEKPDEDLSQVTEKPDAAKPRVTEKPDEEKPQVTEKTDAEKPQVTEKTDEEKPQVTEKPDDEKPQVTEKPTEEKSQAPENPDEEKVMVEEKHDEVTNVEQAGMKSVNKPQNCSLQNEQSITAPKDQVTSMSEVMPPPVSENDSEIFKTTEENVQCTDVPKDSDIELSSVVSDKVEQQEIAGAVPMVRVASEAGEDKTVIDKITDPKSTKTARTKDEDNVAKLKRAALATLSAAAAKAKLLADQEEEEIKQLATILIEKQLRKLEIKLSYFTEMDNAIMRVREQLERSRQKLFNERAQIIASRLGIPSSSSRMLPSSYPMNRMPPGLLNSMLRPPMSLGAQRPPPMSRPVVMSAPLATNMSAAPPEVVGANSTQPSSAMEKPSAVGTN; encoded by the exons ATGAAGAGGTTTCATGCCAATCCAACCACAAACATTGAATTGAAAGATCTGACGGAGCTGTCTATTGGGGATTTAGATGCAAGGCAAGAAATTATGGAGTTTCTAGATCATTGGGGTTTGATTAACTATCATCCTTTTCCTCAGAATGAGCCTAATATTGATGCCGATCCAAATACAGATGCTGACAAGGCAGAGCAAACAGATTCGTTAATTGAAAAGTTGTATCAATTTGAAAGTAAGCAATCCTCTGCACAATTAGTTCCAAGAGCCAATGTGTCAGCAGCGGCTGTGCCTTCGGGCCTATTTCCCGAGTCGATTACAGAAGAGTTGGTAAAACAAGAGGGACCTGCAGTTGAGTATCATTGCAACTCTTGTTCTGCTGATTGTTCTCGCAAGCGATACCATTGCCAGAAGCAG GCAGATTTTGATTTGTGTAGTGAGTGCTATAACAATGGGAAATTTGGCTCTGGCATGTGCCCCTCTGACTTTATCCTCATGGAGCCTGCCGAGGCTTCTGGCGGAACTGGTGGGAAGTGGACTGATCAGGAGACTCTTCTCCTGTTAGAAGCATTGGAACTTTTTAAGGAGAACTGGAATGAAATAGCTGAGCATGTTGCCACGAAAACTAAAGCTCAGTGCATATTGCATTTCCTTCAAATGCCTATTGAGGACACTtttcttgatgatgatgataaaaAAGATGGTGCTCTGGAGAACGGAGAACCAAACTCAACCAGTAATGAACAACCTGTCCCCAAAGGTGACTCAGAACCCTTAGAAGGTGACAATGGTAAAGATAATGTTGGAGCAACAGAGACTGGAAGTGGTAAAGATCATTCTGAACCATCAGCAAGCAAAACTAGTAAAgacaatgaagagccatcagaGACTAAAACTGATAATGATGCTGCTCAACTTGTGTCTGCTCAAACAGAAACTTCAAATTCAGAGGATGATCTCAATGGAAAGGTGGTCCAGGGTAGAGGTGATGACATAATAATCAAGGCATTAAAGGAGGCATTTCATGTAGCTGGTTGCCCACTTACTCCAGAAGACGAACTTTCTTTTGCTGAAGCGGGGAATTCGGTGATGGCATTG GCTGCATTCCTAACTCAATTAGTGGAACCTGGTCTTGCTACTGCATCTTCCTGTATCTCACTAAAGACTATCTCCCAAAGTTCTCCAGGGTCGCAACTAGCTGCAAGGCACTGCTTTATTCTGGAGGATCCACCAGATGTTGATAAAGAACACACTGTTTCTAAAAG AATGGCTACTGAAAACATTGATCCGAATACTTCAGAGATAGCTAAAGAAGAGTCAAAAAATGACAAAGAGATCATCCAAATTGAGGAGAAGTCCACCCCATTATTAGATGAACATGAAAAGAAGGAATCTAACGCAAGTGATGATCCACGGTTGCCTCCTGGAGAGAAAGATACATGTGCAGACAATTCCCAAATAATGGAGAAGCCTGATGAAGATATGCCCCAAGTCACTGAAAAGCCTGATGAAGATATGCCCCAAGTCGCTGAGAAGCCTGATGAAGATATGCCCCAAGTCGTTGAAAAACCTGACGAAAAGTCTCAACTAGTAGACAAGTCCGGTGAAAAGTCCCAACCTGTGGATAAGCCTGATGAAAAGTCCAAACTTGTGGAAAATCCTGATAAAAAGTCCCAACTTGTGGAAAAGCTTGTTGAGAAGTCCCAACTCATGGAAAAGCTTGTTGAGAAGTCCCAACTCATGGAAAAGCCTGATGAAGATCTGTCCCAAGTCACGGAAAAACCTGATGCAGCGAAGCCCCGTGTCACTGAAAAACCTGATGAAGAGAAGCCCCAAGTCACGGAAAAAACTGATGCAGAGAAGCCCCAAGTCACGGAAAAAACTGATGAAGAGAAGCCCCAAGTCACAGAAAAACCTGATGACGAGAAGCCTCAAGTCACAGAAAAACCTACTGAAGAGAAGTCCCAAGCCCCTGAGAACCCTGACGAAGAGAAGGTGATGGTAGAAGAAAAGCACGATGAAGTAACTAATGTTGAGCAAGCTGGAATGAAGTCTGTGAACAAACCACAGAATTGCAGCCTGCAGAATGAGCAATCTATCACTGCTCCAAAGGACCAAGTTACTTCTATGTCTGAAGTTATGCCTCCTCCTGTATCAGAAAATGATTCAGAGATCTTTAAGACTACAGAAGAAAATGTTCAATGTACGGATGTCCCTAAGGATTCAGATATTGAGCTCAGTTCTGTTGTTTCTGACAAGGTAGAGCAACAAGAGATAGCAGGGGCAGTTCCGATGGTTCGAGTTGCGTCAGAGGCAG GAGAAGATAAAACGGTAATTGATAAAATCACGGACCCCAAATCTACGAAAACAGCACGGACGAAGGATGAAGATAATGTAGCGAAGCTGAAGCGTGCTGCTCTGGCTACACTCTCTGCTGCTGCTGCGAAGGCTAAACTTCTTGCCGaccaggaagaagaagaaatcaAGCAGCTAGCCACTATTCTGATTGAAAAGCAG CTTCGGAAGTTGGAGATCAAGTTGAGTTATTTCACTGAAATGGATAACGCAATCATGAGGGTTAGGGAACAGTTGGAACGATCAAGACAGAAACTTTTTAATGAACGAGCTCAAATAATTGCTAGCCGACTTGGAATACCATCTTCATCATCTAGGAT